One genomic segment of uncultured Desulfobacter sp. includes these proteins:
- a CDS encoding DUF4178 domain-containing protein, with protein sequence MISVSEQKSFDQRFSLIRTLAPDKVLSEEEQTRLTIMDAEVGDCFTCFGSTYFIQEINKYQETSEDYSKLKDYFVSELTCLCLNTGAVGHFEWEIDDELEVSITLDQTKFKQLTDDEGQPIDEDDLDQIVEDEDSIVYAGETFEYDDDWAAVYRRNGKEEQVYMYEFVNDHSSMFLTIEEWQDGDKEEYRIYISKPVDPAELTLISRGGGKT encoded by the coding sequence ATGATATCCGTTTCCGAACAAAAGTCCTTTGATCAGCGGTTTTCCCTGATCCGCACCCTGGCTCCGGACAAGGTGTTGTCAGAGGAGGAACAGACCCGCTTGACCATCATGGATGCCGAGGTGGGTGACTGTTTTACCTGTTTTGGCAGCACGTATTTCATCCAGGAAATCAACAAATACCAGGAGACCAGTGAGGATTATTCAAAGCTGAAGGACTACTTTGTCTCCGAATTGACCTGCCTGTGCCTGAATACTGGCGCGGTGGGCCATTTTGAATGGGAAATTGATGATGAATTAGAAGTGAGCATCACCCTGGATCAGACCAAATTCAAACAGCTGACCGATGATGAAGGCCAGCCCATTGATGAAGATGATCTGGACCAGATTGTCGAGGATGAGGACAGTATTGTCTATGCCGGGGAGACCTTTGAATATGATGATGACTGGGCTGCTGTATACCGGCGTAACGGCAAGGAAGAACAGGTTTATATGTATGAATTCGTTAATGATCACTCGTCTATGTTTCTCACCATTGAGGAGTGGCAGGACGGGGACAAAGAGGAATACCGGATTTATATTTCCAAACCTGTGGACCCGGCAGAACTGACATTGATCTCCAGGGGGGGAGGCAAAACATGA
- a CDS encoding PAS domain-containing protein, with protein MDRAKNFFSALVFLLSILFFLILFSHDITAHAKKNIRVGYFEKNPIIFTTEKKAAKGLAVDFLNDVALEQNWELEFIKGNFPQTLKRLMSGEIDLMVPIGYTRMRDREMDFTQSAFFQTWGCLYTLHSGGSETLLDLEGKRVGQVRASLFNTVFKKMMDDLKIRCEFVEVQGYTELFNGLIAGDFHGAVGERLSILFVNREQAKKIDQAVVFNPVSMYVAAAEGDPKILLAPITRYIDAEKYDPDSRFNKYKNYWLSNIKVGVSPVFLSLVWFFILVLLVLAGYICSRIPVVRRTLGMTDIVQHRVSSNILIVTIGFVFLFWGGDVVLQYYVIGGPITLSDAVFPIHNPQKILMRFLNYIIILAAGILISRVFSRLADQHDLTKKQEERLSLALYGANDGVWDWRPDEDEIFYDDRFYTMAGYEPREFPFSSQEWEKRVHPDDVGVVKKAINDYILGKLDVYDQEFRFRRKSGRYFWIRSKGKIAARDKDGAPVRFIGTHSDIDQIKQAEKARDEAYKIINNSPMVAFIWKNETGWPVEFVTDNIETVLGYPAHELLSGTIQYERVIHPEDRERVMQEVVDHCLEENCESFIHQPYRLFTKDGRIRWMDDRTYIKRNQVGEISHYHGVLLDITDRKRMEEIMVQNERMLSVGGLAAGMAHEINNPLAGMIQTAEVMGKRLRAQPRIRANEKAALELGTSMETIDAFMNARGIPRMLTAIRESGQRVADIVSNMLSFARKSDTVISSHDLNQLLDKTLELATTDYDLKKSYDFKKIEIKKEYDPDLPLVPCESAKIQQVLLNIFRNGAQAMQTAGIENPTFTIRTSLDRSRGKVCIEIKDNGPGMDEHVQKRIFEPFYTTKPVGLGTGLGLSVSYFIIVENHNGEMRVESRPGQGANFFILLPVSIV; from the coding sequence TTGGATAGAGCTAAAAATTTTTTTTCCGCCCTTGTTTTTTTATTGTCGATTTTATTTTTTCTTATTTTATTCTCTCACGATATAACCGCCCACGCAAAAAAAAATATCCGTGTCGGGTATTTTGAAAAAAATCCCATCATTTTTACAACAGAGAAAAAAGCGGCCAAGGGCCTGGCGGTTGATTTTTTAAACGATGTTGCCCTGGAGCAGAACTGGGAGCTTGAATTTATTAAAGGAAATTTTCCCCAAACCCTGAAAAGGCTTATGTCAGGTGAAATTGATCTTATGGTCCCCATCGGTTATACCCGAATGCGGGACAGGGAAATGGATTTTACACAGAGTGCCTTTTTCCAAACCTGGGGGTGTTTATACACCCTTCACAGTGGGGGGAGCGAGACATTGTTGGACCTTGAAGGGAAACGGGTCGGGCAGGTGAGGGCATCCTTGTTTAATACCGTATTTAAAAAAATGATGGATGATTTGAAAATTCGCTGCGAATTTGTTGAAGTTCAAGGATATACTGAACTTTTTAACGGCCTAATCGCAGGGGACTTTCATGGGGCTGTCGGGGAGCGGCTTTCCATCCTTTTTGTCAACCGGGAACAGGCCAAAAAGATAGACCAGGCTGTTGTTTTTAATCCCGTTTCCATGTATGTCGCCGCTGCCGAAGGTGATCCCAAAATTTTGCTGGCCCCCATAACCCGCTATATTGATGCTGAAAAATATGATCCCGATTCAAGGTTCAACAAATATAAAAATTATTGGCTGTCCAATATCAAAGTAGGTGTCTCCCCGGTTTTTCTGTCGCTGGTGTGGTTTTTTATCCTGGTTTTGCTGGTACTGGCCGGATATATCTGTTCTCGGATTCCTGTTGTGAGACGTACTCTGGGGATGACCGACATTGTTCAGCACAGGGTCAGCAGCAATATTCTCATCGTAACCATAGGCTTTGTATTTCTTTTCTGGGGAGGGGATGTTGTTTTACAATATTATGTCATAGGGGGACCCATAACACTTTCAGATGCCGTTTTCCCGATCCATAATCCCCAGAAAATCCTTATGCGGTTTCTGAATTACATAATTATCCTAGCCGCGGGTATCCTGATTTCCAGGGTGTTTTCCAGATTGGCGGATCAGCATGACTTGACCAAAAAGCAGGAAGAAAGACTAAGCCTGGCATTGTATGGGGCCAATGATGGTGTCTGGGACTGGCGTCCGGATGAAGATGAAATTTTTTATGATGACCGGTTTTACACCATGGCCGGATATGAGCCCCGCGAGTTTCCATTCTCGTCGCAGGAATGGGAAAAAAGGGTTCATCCCGATGATGTCGGGGTGGTCAAAAAAGCCATCAATGATTATATCCTGGGAAAACTGGATGTTTATGATCAGGAATTCAGGTTCCGGCGTAAAAGCGGCCGTTATTTTTGGATTCGCTCCAAAGGGAAAATTGCTGCCAGGGATAAAGATGGTGCCCCGGTCCGGTTTATCGGAACCCATTCGGATATTGACCAGATAAAGCAGGCGGAAAAAGCAAGGGATGAAGCTTATAAAATTATCAACAACAGCCCAATGGTCGCTTTTATATGGAAAAATGAAACCGGCTGGCCCGTTGAATTTGTAACGGATAATATTGAAACGGTTTTGGGTTACCCGGCTCATGAGCTACTCTCCGGCACGATTCAATATGAACGGGTGATCCATCCCGAAGACCGGGAACGGGTGATGCAGGAAGTTGTGGATCACTGCCTGGAGGAGAATTGTGAATCCTTTATTCACCAACCTTACCGGTTGTTTACTAAAGACGGAAGAATCCGGTGGATGGACGACCGGACCTATATTAAACGAAACCAGGTTGGAGAAATAAGCCATTATCATGGCGTGTTGCTGGATATTACAGACCGAAAACGAATGGAAGAAATCATGGTCCAGAATGAAAGAATGCTTTCTGTGGGCGGCCTTGCTGCTGGCATGGCCCATGAAATCAACAACCCTCTGGCCGGGATGATACAGACCGCTGAAGTGATGGGCAAGCGCCTGCGGGCCCAACCAAGAATCCGGGCCAATGAAAAAGCCGCCCTTGAACTTGGCACCAGCATGGAAACCATTGATGCGTTTATGAATGCCAGGGGAATCCCCAGAATGCTGACTGCTATAAGGGAATCGGGCCAAAGGGTTGCCGATATTGTATCCAACATGCTCAGTTTTGCCCGAAAAAGTGATACTGTGATTTCATCTCATGATCTAAATCAGCTCCTTGACAAAACCCTTGAACTTGCGACAACAGACTATGATTTAAAAAAAAGTTACGATTTTAAAAAGATCGAAATAAAAAAGGAATATGATCCGGACCTGCCCCTGGTTCCTTGTGAATCGGCTAAAATTCAACAGGTCTTATTAAATATTTTTAGAAACGGGGCTCAGGCCATGCAGACTGCCGGCATTGAGAATCCTACATTTACCATTCGTACCAGTCTGGACCGGTCCAGGGGTAAGGTCTGCATAGAAATCAAGGATAATGGCCCAGGCATGGATGAGCATGTGCAGAAACGGATTTTTGAACCTTTTTATACCACCAAACCCGTCGGCTTAGGCACCGGGTTGGGGCTCAGTGTCTCTTATTTTATCATCGTGGAAAATCATAACGGTGAGATGAGAGTTGAATCCAGGCCCGGGCAGGGCGCTAATTTTTTTATTCTTCTGCCGGTTTCCATTGTATAG
- a CDS encoding toxic anion resistance protein yields the protein MSSLAQELANVAGQAKAPVLADVTQASGQGALTPVQAPNQLVPVQPRHLAVEDIKAFEEKAEAFVEKVKTDPSDWQLGNFVFSLGREVMEKTQAQVSLYDRKMGSVLKNVAVEDSSPVAKNILAIKTELDKVNPTVVARTEMPLPKKVMGLFTRTVNRLPKGDEILRIIAERKETVNSTIDGIRDHLRNEADQVAFDAAELSQICDALKEIQPTLQEHIYLGQLIWEKLTTHLDTVDDPRAKEALTTLTSDLAMAVVDLQTIDNSNLQTRFGGEMMVRNSHLVKRLVQRTDMILATAVKNALAVRVAAEQQMDTLKHLDMVQQAAAETMTDTAKVIGDAAVKGAKMSQSMTVNIEALEEACNTYEQAFEAYTAISKETISIASQSSNALGVMNDRFRARTDALTSRRQEG from the coding sequence ATGTCCAGTTTGGCTCAGGAACTTGCCAATGTGGCTGGTCAGGCCAAAGCACCTGTATTAGCAGACGTTACACAAGCATCAGGCCAGGGGGCGCTTACCCCTGTCCAGGCGCCTAACCAGCTGGTGCCGGTCCAGCCCCGGCACCTTGCTGTTGAAGATATCAAGGCTTTTGAAGAAAAGGCTGAAGCCTTTGTGGAAAAGGTCAAAACAGACCCGTCGGACTGGCAACTCGGCAACTTTGTTTTTTCCCTGGGCCGGGAAGTCATGGAAAAAACCCAGGCCCAGGTATCCCTTTACGACCGGAAGATGGGCTCAGTACTGAAAAATGTGGCCGTCGAGGACAGTTCGCCTGTGGCAAAAAATATCCTGGCCATTAAAACCGAGCTGGACAAGGTCAACCCCACCGTGGTGGCAAGAACGGAAATGCCCCTGCCCAAAAAGGTGATGGGCCTTTTCACCCGCACCGTAAACCGTCTGCCCAAGGGAGACGAGATTCTGCGCATCATTGCCGAACGTAAGGAAACTGTGAATTCCACCATTGACGGCATCCGGGACCACCTGCGCAACGAGGCGGATCAGGTGGCCTTTGACGCGGCGGAACTGTCCCAGATCTGTGATGCCTTAAAAGAGATCCAGCCGACCCTGCAGGAACACATTTACCTGGGCCAGTTGATCTGGGAAAAACTTACCACTCACCTTGACACGGTGGATGATCCCCGGGCCAAAGAGGCGTTGACCACCCTGACATCGGATTTGGCCATGGCTGTTGTGGACCTGCAGACCATTGACAACTCCAATCTTCAGACCCGGTTCGGCGGAGAGATGATGGTCCGAAATTCACATCTGGTCAAGCGCCTGGTCCAGCGCACGGACATGATCCTGGCCACAGCCGTGAAAAACGCCCTGGCCGTGCGGGTAGCGGCGGAACAGCAGATGGATACCCTGAAACACCTGGACATGGTCCAGCAGGCAGCGGCCGAGACCATGACGGATACGGCAAAGGTCATTGGTGATGCGGCGGTCAAGGGTGCAAAGATGAGCCAGAGCATGACCGTGAACATTGAAGCCCTGGAAGAAGCATGTAATACTTATGAGCAGGCATTTGAGGCCTACACTGCCATTTCAAAGGAGACCATCAGCATTGCGTCCCAAAGCTCCAATGCCCTGGGCGTTATGAATGATCGTTTTAGGGCCAGGACAGATGCATTAACATCAAGGCGTCAGGAGGGTTAA
- a CDS encoding DUF350 domain-containing protein: MNYIATLISMGQGLCYALVSILFIFLAKKLDDWRTKDFDDDRHIDDGNLCVGLRRTGLYFGIAIGMIGALSGESTGFRTDILYLLVDGILITGCLFFSRFINDFIMMGHMNNDQECTRVFILGGGRTTTGNTALGIVEAGMYIATGFILNGSMSGGGGSFYQSLGSALVFFVLGQIVLLVFGLVYEMISPFNVRDEIKQNNPAAGIGLAGILVALGIILKGSLTGPFTGWVNDIVGFFVYTLFGMVLLLGFSALVARFLLPTTNIATEVKDDKNVAALVVVQATIIAVALIVAHAI; this comes from the coding sequence ATGAATTATATAGCAACCTTAATCAGTATGGGGCAGGGTTTATGCTATGCCCTGGTGAGCATTTTATTCATTTTTCTGGCCAAAAAGCTGGATGACTGGCGGACCAAGGACTTTGATGACGACCGCCATATTGACGACGGCAATCTGTGCGTGGGGTTAAGGCGGACAGGCCTTTATTTTGGCATTGCCATCGGCATGATCGGCGCGTTGTCAGGGGAATCTACAGGGTTCCGGACCGATATACTCTATCTTTTGGTAGATGGTATTCTCATCACAGGTTGTCTTTTCTTTTCCCGGTTCATCAACGATTTCATTATGATGGGCCATATGAACAATGACCAGGAGTGCACAAGAGTATTTATCCTTGGAGGCGGGCGCACCACGACAGGCAATACCGCCCTTGGTATAGTGGAAGCAGGTATGTATATTGCCACCGGCTTTATTCTCAACGGCAGCATGTCCGGCGGCGGGGGCAGCTTTTACCAGTCCCTGGGATCAGCCCTGGTCTTTTTTGTTCTGGGGCAGATTGTGCTCCTGGTTTTTGGTCTGGTTTATGAAATGATCTCCCCCTTCAACGTCCGGGATGAAATCAAGCAGAACAATCCGGCAGCAGGCATTGGTTTAGCCGGTATTTTGGTGGCCCTGGGTATTATTCTCAAAGGCAGCCTTACCGGTCCTTTTACCGGGTGGGTAAATGATATTGTCGGATTTTTTGTTTATACGCTATTTGGTATGGTTCTGCTGCTTGGGTTCAGTGCGCTTGTAGCCCGGTTTCTTTTGCCTACCACAAATATTGCAACTGAGGTTAAAGATGACAAAAATGTTGCAGCCCTAGTGGTGGTCCAGGCGACCATCATTGCCGTGGCGCTGATCGTTGCCCATGCCATCTGA
- a CDS encoding OsmC family protein — protein MKISGKKTGKLAFEIEQDGFTYTLDAPESAGGEGKGPSPKGLLLSGLIGCTGIDVAMILGKMRVGIQDIKITAETELTDQEPSVFKEITLSYHITGNEKDAKKIKRAVSLSMETYCGVSAMLEKNSRIIPKIYLNGKEIGNWAG, from the coding sequence ATGAAAATATCAGGCAAAAAAACCGGGAAACTGGCTTTTGAAATCGAGCAAGACGGCTTCACCTACACCCTTGATGCCCCTGAAAGCGCTGGCGGAGAAGGAAAAGGACCATCACCCAAAGGACTTCTCCTTAGCGGCCTGATCGGCTGCACCGGCATTGATGTGGCCATGATTCTCGGCAAAATGCGGGTGGGCATCCAGGATATAAAAATCACGGCAGAAACCGAGTTGACAGATCAAGAGCCTTCGGTATTTAAGGAAATCACCTTATCTTACCACATCACCGGCAATGAAAAAGATGCAAAAAAAATCAAACGGGCCGTATCTCTGTCCATGGAGACATACTGCGGGGTCTCTGCCATGCTGGAAAAAAACAGCCGCATTATCCCTAAAATTTATTTGAATGGTAAAGAGATTGGAAACTGGGCCGGGTAA
- a CDS encoding sulfite exporter TauE/SafE family protein, which translates to MKMWPLLFTSPRHLGFWMLADSVYVFFLSFFLNTSIPLSFSKFIFVHFLAIGVGAMVMFTGLGAGILWIPVLTFLEIRPSEAVAISIFTQIAGKGTGSLTYFFNGMVDVKTAVAFIPMALLGVTLGFLSSFYMRGYEQLLLYIFVLIAAYLLIRTIQSLRNPISVIVKPSVIPTSTINAGSYPVVILSSFFTGLLSIGNSDWLIPHMALKLKMPISRAVATGLLIMFVTTLFYLVLTCISVWQGYAYWPHGTYLLFATCSGVIMGGQIGTRLIRIPWFERYQKHTFVVLLGASIIHLLY; encoded by the coding sequence ATGAAAATGTGGCCCCTGCTCTTCACGTCGCCTAGACACCTTGGATTCTGGATGCTGGCAGACTCCGTATATGTTTTTTTTCTGTCCTTTTTTTTGAATACAAGTATTCCATTGAGCTTTTCCAAATTTATTTTTGTTCATTTTTTGGCGATTGGTGTCGGCGCCATGGTGATGTTCACCGGCTTAGGCGCCGGTATTCTCTGGATACCGGTTTTGACCTTTCTGGAAATCAGGCCTTCCGAAGCTGTTGCCATTTCAATATTTACTCAGATAGCCGGTAAAGGAACCGGCTCACTGACCTATTTTTTTAACGGCATGGTAGACGTAAAAACAGCTGTCGCCTTCATCCCCATGGCATTGCTTGGTGTGACCCTGGGATTTTTATCCAGTTTTTACATGAGGGGATACGAACAACTTCTGCTGTATATTTTTGTACTCATTGCCGCGTATCTTTTGATACGAACCATCCAGTCTCTCAGAAACCCGATTTCTGTTATTGTAAAGCCATCTGTTATCCCTACATCCACTATTAATGCCGGAAGCTATCCAGTGGTGATTTTATCGTCATTTTTCACAGGGCTGTTAAGCATCGGCAACTCTGACTGGCTTATTCCCCATATGGCACTTAAGCTCAAGATGCCGATCTCCCGGGCTGTGGCCACCGGTCTACTCATCATGTTTGTGACCACTCTGTTTTACCTTGTTCTGACCTGCATCAGTGTCTGGCAAGGGTATGCGTACTGGCCGCATGGCACCTATCTGTTATTTGCAACCTGCAGCGGGGTCATCATGGGCGGGCAGATCGGCACCCGCCTGATTCGCATCCCATGGTTTGAAAGATATCAAAAACATACGTTTGTTGTGTTGCTGGGCGCTTCAATTATTCATTTATTGTATTGA
- a CDS encoding polyamine aminopropyltransferase, whose amino-acid sequence MPSDLLGSTRESGRSRLNTASALLCLCMFASGACGIILEYIQASLASMILGNAFEQWAMVIGLMMFWMGFGSLIQARISKERLVYAFIGIEIALALAGGYSPTLTYLSYGYTSHYSLVLYFFVSVIGILIGLEIPVIIRINNDFSKELSTNLGNILSADYIGSLAGALVYVFILLRFFPITEAAFLTAGMNFFLALITFIYFTRKQIIRRNIPLLVIMAATCVAVIFGYMNNRKWQVTNEQSLYDDPIVYSKTSQYQHIVITHFKPLDEVRLFINGNLQLCSTDEARYHESLVHPAMALALSRSRVLILGGGDGCALREVLKYPDVDQITLVDLDPAMTTLAATHPLLSRLNNHAFDNARVATLTGPGISPGEFRQIYQASSDRKRKPTDQWYMAAPRHVAEVRVMNLDADKFLEQVNGLWDVIIVDMPDPSTPELTKLYSKQFYLKVRRRLAKTGIASVQSTSPYLAKESYLCIGRTLTAAGFSILPYHENVPSFGDWGWFLCTRQDWDKGVLKQRIAELEFTVPTQFLTPEVFRRELVFGKGMKQSRYTEINTLLFPVLLSYYNHESWLLE is encoded by the coding sequence ATGCCATCTGATCTATTGGGAAGCACCCGGGAATCCGGGCGCTCCCGGCTCAACACGGCCTCGGCCCTGCTGTGTCTGTGCATGTTTGCATCCGGGGCCTGCGGCATCATCCTTGAATATATCCAGGCAAGCCTGGCCTCCATGATCCTGGGCAATGCCTTTGAGCAGTGGGCCATGGTTATCGGCCTGATGATGTTCTGGATGGGGTTCGGCAGTCTTATCCAGGCCCGGATTTCCAAAGAACGCCTGGTATATGCCTTTATCGGCATTGAAATTGCCCTTGCCCTTGCAGGGGGGTATTCACCCACACTGACCTATCTGTCCTACGGATATACCAGCCACTACAGCCTGGTGCTCTATTTCTTTGTGTCGGTGATCGGCATTCTCATCGGCCTTGAAATTCCGGTGATCATACGGATCAACAACGATTTTTCAAAGGAGTTGTCTACCAATTTAGGCAATATTCTGTCCGCCGATTATATCGGTTCCCTGGCCGGGGCCCTGGTTTATGTGTTCATCCTGCTGCGTTTTTTTCCGATTACGGAAGCAGCTTTTCTAACCGCCGGCATGAACTTTTTTCTTGCCCTGATAACCTTTATCTATTTTACCCGCAAACAAATCATCCGGCGCAATATTCCATTGCTTGTGATCATGGCAGCCACCTGTGTCGCCGTGATTTTTGGGTATATGAACAACCGCAAGTGGCAGGTCACTAACGAACAGTCCTTGTATGACGACCCAATCGTCTATTCTAAAACCAGCCAGTACCAGCATATTGTTATTACCCATTTCAAGCCCCTGGACGAAGTCCGGCTTTTTATAAACGGAAACCTGCAGTTATGCAGTACGGACGAAGCCCGGTACCATGAGTCCTTGGTTCATCCGGCCATGGCCCTTGCGTTGAGCCGCAGCCGGGTGTTGATCCTGGGTGGCGGTGACGGCTGTGCGTTAAGAGAAGTGTTAAAATATCCGGATGTTGACCAGATTACCCTGGTGGACCTGGACCCGGCCATGACAACGCTTGCAGCCACCCACCCGCTGCTGTCCCGGCTCAATAATCATGCGTTTGACAACGCCCGGGTGGCCACCCTGACAGGTCCTGGAATTTCTCCGGGGGAGTTTCGCCAGATCTATCAGGCGTCGTCTGACAGAAAAAGAAAACCGACTGACCAATGGTATATGGCCGCCCCAAGGCACGTGGCCGAGGTCCGGGTCATGAACCTGGATGCAGACAAGTTTCTGGAACAGGTAAATGGATTGTGGGATGTTATTATCGTGGACATGCCGGATCCGTCCACACCGGAACTGACCAAGCTTTACTCAAAGCAATTTTATCTTAAAGTCAGGCGCAGACTGGCAAAAACCGGCATTGCATCCGTCCAGTCCACGTCCCCTTACCTTGCCAAGGAAAGCTATCTTTGCATTGGCCGGACATTGACCGCCGCCGGCTTTTCTATCCTGCCATACCATGAAAATGTACCCTCGTTTGGGGACTGGGGGTGGTTTTTATGCACCCGTCAAGATTGGGACAAAGGCGTTTTGAAACAGCGAATTGCAGAGCTTGAATTTACCGTACCCACCCAGTTTCTAACCCCGGAGGTGTTCAGACGCGAGCTTGTATTCGGCAAAGGTATGAAGCAAAGCCGTTACACCGAAATCAATACGCTTCTTTTTCCTGTGCTGCTATCCTATTACAATCATGAATCCTGGCTTCTGGAATAG
- a CDS encoding alcohol dehydrogenase family protein encodes MPDLSYLLNIDFERFERKSQQSVMKAVVTTGTGGYDKLDYRDVPIPVPRPGEVLLKVLAAGMNNTEINTRLGWYSSSVKSGTKQLSTTKHDSAIEDGGWNERTPFPLIQGTDCCGEVIAQADDVICPEVGKRVLVRACMRVNDFSSLDNIWMASDFDGAFAQYVRVPASDVFEVHCDWSDIELATIPCAYGTAENMVQRTKVSASDHVLVTGASGGVGSAVVQLAKLRGAHVTAIVGHAKINDVRNLGVDRIIPRGTDLCTELGESSIDVVIDNVAGDGFGQRLKIIARGGRYASSGAIAGPMVTMDMRDFYLKDVSLIGCTAWDEFVFPSLIEYIERGQIKPLVAKTFELKDIAIAQHEFMKKAHFGNFVLMPPP; translated from the coding sequence ATGCCTGATTTGAGTTATCTCTTGAATATTGATTTCGAGCGTTTTGAGCGGAAGTCGCAGCAGTCGGTCATGAAGGCTGTCGTAACCACCGGCACTGGTGGATATGACAAGCTCGACTATCGCGACGTTCCGATTCCGGTACCGCGTCCAGGAGAAGTATTGCTCAAAGTTCTCGCGGCGGGGATGAACAATACCGAAATCAATACGCGACTTGGCTGGTATTCATCCTCGGTAAAGAGCGGGACTAAGCAGTTGTCTACAACAAAACACGATTCCGCTATTGAGGACGGGGGCTGGAACGAAAGAACACCCTTCCCATTAATCCAAGGCACTGACTGCTGTGGAGAGGTAATCGCACAGGCCGATGATGTCATATGCCCTGAAGTCGGCAAACGGGTGCTTGTACGCGCCTGCATGCGTGTGAACGATTTCTCTTCACTGGATAACATCTGGATGGCATCCGATTTTGACGGCGCGTTTGCGCAATACGTCAGGGTCCCGGCAAGCGACGTGTTCGAAGTCCACTGCGACTGGAGTGACATCGAGCTCGCGACCATACCTTGCGCGTATGGAACAGCCGAAAACATGGTGCAGCGAACCAAGGTCAGCGCCTCCGATCACGTGCTTGTGACCGGTGCGTCTGGGGGGGTTGGATCAGCGGTAGTACAGCTTGCAAAGCTGCGTGGCGCCCATGTTACTGCGATAGTTGGGCACGCCAAAATCAATGATGTCCGAAACCTAGGCGTTGACAGGATTATTCCTCGCGGGACCGATCTGTGCACCGAACTCGGCGAGTCCAGCATTGATGTCGTGATAGACAACGTTGCGGGAGACGGATTCGGGCAACGACTAAAGATAATCGCCCGGGGTGGTCGCTATGCCTCGTCCGGTGCAATCGCCGGGCCAATGGTCACCATGGACATGCGTGATTTCTACCTCAAGGACGTGAGTTTGATTGGTTGCACGGCGTGGGATGAGTTCGTATTCCCGAGTCTGATCGAATATATTGAGAGAGGCCAAATCAAACCGCTGGTGGCGAAAACCTTCGAACTTAAAGATATAGCGATTGCGCAACATGAATTCATGAAGAAAGCCCATTTCGGAAACTTTGTGCTAATGCCGCCGCCATGA